In the genome of Spirochaetia bacterium, one region contains:
- the rplL gene encoding 50S ribosomal protein L7/L12, translating to MATKEEILESIANMSVLEVSELISMMEEKFGVTAAAAVAAPGAAAAAAPEAEEPTEFNVILKSVDAAKKIAAIKAVRAITGLGLKEAKTMCEEGGKAVKEAVSKEEAAELKSKLEEAGATVEVVAAE from the coding sequence ATGGCTACTAAAGAAGAAATTTTGGAATCCATTGCAAACATGTCTGTCCTAGAAGTTTCCGAACTTATTTCAATGATGGAAGAAAAGTTCGGCGTCACTGCTGCCGCTGCTGTTGCAGCCCCCGGTGCTGCTGCTGCAGCTGCACCTGAAGCAGAAGAGCCGACTGAGTTCAACGTCATCTTGAAGTCCGTTGATGCTGCCAAGAAAATTGCTGCTATCAAGGCTGTCCGTGCTATTACTGGTCTTGGGCTCAAAGAAGCAAAGACGATGTGTGAAGAAGGTGGTAAAGCAGTCAAGGAAGCTGTCAGCAAAGAAGAAGCTGCAGAACTCAAGAGCAAGCTTGAAGAAGCAGGCGCTACTGTTGAAGTCGTTGCTGCTGAATAA
- the rplC gene encoding 50S ribosomal protein L3 — protein sequence MLGLIGKKVGMTQVFDAQGRLTPVTVIKFDDNVVVDQRTEEKNGYSAAVLGSVDRKKSTITKPYAGQFKEICEPKQYLMEFRGYEKEVNVGDVLGVDVFKDTTFVDVTGTTKGKGYAGGMKRHGFSGGRATHGSKFHRDIGGTAMSSTPSRTFKGHHMAGRMGGEKNTVQNLRVVRVDEKMQVLMVKGAIPGPAQSVVIVKKAIKK from the coding sequence ATGTTAGGGCTTATCGGCAAAAAAGTTGGAATGACGCAGGTGTTTGATGCACAAGGCAGACTGACACCTGTGACGGTAATAAAGTTTGATGACAATGTAGTCGTCGACCAGAGGACCGAGGAGAAAAACGGCTATTCAGCCGCTGTCCTGGGTTCTGTTGACAGGAAAAAAAGTACCATCACCAAACCTTATGCGGGACAGTTCAAGGAAATCTGTGAACCCAAGCAGTACCTGATGGAGTTCCGTGGCTATGAGAAGGAAGTCAATGTCGGAGATGTGCTTGGTGTCGATGTTTTCAAGGATACGACTTTTGTTGACGTGACAGGCACTACCAAAGGTAAAGGCTATGCCGGAGGTATGAAGCGCCATGGATTCAGCGGCGGCCGTGCAACCCACGGTTCAAAGTTCCATCGTGACATCGGTGGTACAGCAATGTCTTCTACTCCATCTCGTACTTTCAAAGGCCATCATATGGCCGGAAGAATGGGTGGTGAAAAGAACACGGTTCAGAATCTAAGGGTCGTACGTGTGGATGAAAAGATGCAGGTACTTATGGTCAAAGGTGCTATTCCTGGTCCCGCCCAAAGTGTTGTCATTGTGAAGAAAGCGATCAAAAAGTAG
- the rpsL gene encoding 30S ribosomal protein S12 → MPTINQLIRKGRKTQLNKTKSPALDGCPQKRGVCTRVMTVTPKKPNSALRKVARVRLSNGIEVTAYIPGIGHNLQEHSVVLLRGGRVKDLPGVRYHIIRGAKDTLGVADRKRSRSKYGAKKPKA, encoded by the coding sequence ATGCCTACTATTAATCAGCTGATCAGAAAGGGTAGGAAGACCCAGTTGAACAAAACCAAGTCTCCGGCCCTTGATGGATGCCCGCAGAAGCGTGGGGTGTGCACCAGAGTCATGACCGTCACACCTAAGAAGCCTAACTCAGCTTTGAGGAAGGTCGCTCGTGTGAGGCTTTCAAATGGAATTGAAGTCACTGCTTATATTCCTGGTATTGGACATAACCTCCAGGAACACTCTGTGGTTCTGCTTCGTGGAGGAAGGGTAAAGGACCTTCCCGGTGTCCGTTACCATATCATCCGTGGCGCGAAGGATACTCTTGGTGTTGCAGATCGGAAGAGAAGCCGTTCCAAGTACGGTGCCAAGAAGCCAAAGGCTTGA
- the tuf gene encoding elongation factor Tu has protein sequence MAKEKYVRNKPHVNVGTIGHVDHGKTTLTAAITQHCARLFGDKALAYDAIDNAPEEKARGITINTRHVEYQSKNRHYAHVDCPGHADYIKNMITGAAQMDGAIIVVAATDGAMAQTKEHLLLARQVGVPAIIVFINKTDQVDDPELIDLVEEEMRDLLKENGFDGDNCPVIRGSAYEALEHPDDPEKTKCIDELLDAMDTYIPLPVRDLDKPFLMPIEDIFSISGRGTVVTGRVERGEVRINDPVQIVGIKDTRDTVVTGVEMFNKTLDEGEAGDNIGALLRGVDKKDVVRGQVLAAPKSITPHKKFVGTVYVLDKDEGGRHKPFFTGYRPQFYFRTTDITGTVELPADKQMVLPGDNTSFTVELIHPIAMDKGLRFAIREGGRTVASGQVTEIIE, from the coding sequence ATGGCTAAAGAGAAGTATGTAAGAAACAAGCCGCATGTTAACGTCGGGACAATTGGTCACGTTGACCACGGTAAGACTACACTCACTGCCGCAATTACACAGCACTGCGCAAGACTGTTCGGTGACAAGGCCCTTGCTTATGATGCAATTGACAATGCACCCGAAGAGAAGGCACGTGGTATTACCATCAACACCCGTCACGTCGAATACCAGTCCAAGAACAGGCACTACGCTCACGTTGACTGCCCGGGACACGCTGACTATATCAAGAACATGATTACTGGTGCAGCTCAGATGGATGGAGCTATCATCGTAGTTGCTGCTACAGATGGCGCAATGGCTCAGACCAAGGAACATCTGCTTCTTGCTCGTCAGGTCGGTGTACCTGCAATTATCGTTTTTATCAACAAGACTGACCAGGTCGATGATCCTGAACTGATTGACCTCGTTGAAGAGGAAATGAGAGACCTCCTCAAGGAAAATGGCTTTGACGGTGACAATTGTCCTGTCATCCGCGGTTCAGCTTATGAAGCACTTGAGCATCCTGATGATCCTGAGAAGACAAAATGCATCGACGAACTGCTTGATGCAATGGATACTTATATTCCTCTTCCGGTCCGTGATCTTGACAAGCCTTTCCTTATGCCTATTGAAGATATCTTCTCTATTTCAGGACGTGGTACTGTTGTTACCGGCCGTGTCGAACGTGGTGAAGTGCGTATCAATGATCCCGTACAGATTGTTGGTATCAAGGATACACGTGACACCGTCGTTACCGGCGTTGAGATGTTCAACAAGACTCTTGATGAAGGTGAAGCAGGTGATAACATCGGTGCACTTCTTCGTGGTGTGGACAAGAAGGATGTTGTCCGTGGACAGGTACTTGCTGCCCCGAAGAGCATCACTCCTCACAAGAAGTTCGTAGGAACCGTCTATGTACTTGACAAGGATGAAGGTGGCCGTCATAAGCCTTTCTTCACTGGCTATCGCCCGCAGTTCTACTTCAGGACTACTGACATAACAGGTACTGTCGAGCTTCCTGCCGACAAGCAGATGGTGCTTCCTGGTGACAATACATCCTTTACTGTTGAGTTGATCCACCCGATTGCCATGGACAAGGGTCTCCGCTTCGCTATCCGCGAAGGTGGTAGGACTGTTGCTTCTGGCCAGGTAACTGAGATCATCGAATAG
- the rpoB gene encoding DNA-directed RNA polymerase subunit beta, giving the protein MVAKGKSIERTYIGSEFYEVCELPNLIGVQLDSYERFLHYNKIKAEYEAQKNGTPVPAAPIDGEADEPSGLEEVFQNTFPIDSPNGEMRLNYLGHAVDVENIKFSEDECKKKGRSYCVPVKAKISLDLPDGEIREKEIFFGDIPIMTERGTFIINGAERVVVSQIHRSPGVIFSHDKDVYSSRIIPYRGSWLEFEIDEKKDLIGAKIDRKKRILGTLFLRAIGIDTREKIINAFYKVDDLEMVDDQQFKDDLDGKYLAKDVWVKDEEGQDRLLFTAGMLLHPHEIKEMFDNDVRQVSTVHFDLDDKDTFNSPMILNCLEAENASSKLTFDENGEPTKESVLSAIYAVLMPGEMIAVERAEKDLPDMFFSSRRYDLGAVGRYKFNKKFGADNYDSDEEPSTDLTVLEPQDIVNTMAYLIRVYNRERPIDDIDHLGNRRVRSVGELLQNALKSSFARMERIAKERMNLESESVRPQDLISIKPIVAAIKEFFGSSQLSQFMDQVNPLSELTHKRRLNALGPGGLSRDRAGFEVRDVHYTHYGRMCPIETPEGPNIGLILSLATYTRINRYGFLETPYRKVVDGVATKKYRYLDANDEEKYYIAQASAKVDRDGNFQEKEIPVRHNGDYSTRTAKEIKYMDVSPKQVISVAASLIPFLEHDDANRALMGSNMQRQAVPLVFPETPRVGTGMEGKTAYDSGVLIKARRAGTVEYVSSDHIIVKPDNAPIEGLVDTYHVQKFQRTNQDTCFNQKPLVGKGDHVEAGEVLADGPATQHGELALGRNILVGFVPWNGYNYEDAVLISEKVVRDDIFTSIHIKEYSTDVRETKLGPEKLTCDIPNTSEKMLEQLDSEGIIKIGTHVHPGSILVGKVTPKSESDTTPEFKLLNSIFGEKAKDVRDSSLKVPHGTTGIVIDVQRLKRSNNDELPPGVDESVKVLIATKRKLRQGDKMAGRHGNKGVVSRILPEEDMPYMEDGTPLDVCLNPLGVPSRMNIGQLMETQLGWAAVALDKWYSSPVFQSASMDQIEAEMVKAGLPKNSKTMLRDGRSGEQFVNPVFCGYIYYLKLHHLVDDKMHARSTGPYSLVTQQPLGGKAQFGGQRFGEMEVWALEAYGAANTLQELLTIKSDDMNGRVKIYESIVKGEPATAAGMPEAFNVLVQEIRGLALDMSVYDTNGKQVPLTERDEELIAKKEKTPLN; this is encoded by the coding sequence ATGGTTGCCAAAGGCAAATCCATAGAACGCACGTACATTGGTTCTGAATTCTACGAAGTCTGTGAGCTGCCGAATCTTATCGGTGTCCAATTGGACTCTTATGAGAGATTCCTGCATTACAATAAGATCAAGGCTGAGTATGAGGCTCAGAAGAATGGTACTCCAGTACCAGCTGCACCGATTGACGGTGAAGCCGATGAACCCTCTGGATTGGAAGAAGTATTTCAGAATACCTTCCCGATTGACAGTCCCAACGGTGAGATGAGGCTTAACTATCTCGGCCATGCGGTCGACGTGGAAAATATCAAGTTTTCGGAAGATGAATGCAAGAAGAAAGGCCGTTCCTATTGTGTTCCCGTCAAGGCAAAGATAAGCCTTGATCTTCCTGACGGAGAAATTCGCGAGAAGGAAATCTTCTTCGGAGATATCCCTATCATGACAGAACGTGGTACCTTCATAATCAATGGTGCCGAGCGTGTCGTCGTTTCCCAGATCCACAGGTCTCCCGGTGTTATTTTTTCTCATGACAAGGATGTATATTCTTCAAGAATCATCCCTTACCGTGGCTCGTGGCTTGAATTTGAAATTGATGAAAAGAAAGACCTTATCGGGGCAAAGATTGACCGTAAGAAGCGTATCTTGGGTACACTTTTCCTACGTGCCATCGGTATTGATACCCGAGAGAAAATCATAAATGCATTCTACAAAGTCGATGACCTTGAGATGGTTGATGACCAGCAGTTCAAGGATGACCTTGATGGAAAATATCTGGCAAAGGATGTGTGGGTCAAGGATGAGGAAGGCCAGGACCGGCTGTTGTTTACGGCAGGTATGCTGTTGCATCCTCATGAAATCAAGGAAATGTTTGACAATGATGTCAGACAGGTCAGCACTGTCCATTTTGACCTGGATGACAAGGATACGTTCAACAGCCCGATGATCCTTAACTGCCTGGAAGCTGAGAATGCTTCTTCCAAATTGACTTTTGACGAAAATGGCGAACCGACGAAAGAAAGTGTCCTTTCTGCTATCTATGCAGTCCTGATGCCAGGTGAGATGATTGCCGTTGAAAGAGCAGAGAAAGATCTGCCTGATATGTTTTTCTCATCCCGACGTTATGACTTGGGAGCAGTCGGCCGATATAAATTCAACAAGAAGTTCGGTGCAGACAATTATGACAGCGATGAAGAGCCGTCTACTGACTTGACCGTGCTTGAACCACAGGACATCGTCAATACGATGGCTTATCTTATCCGTGTGTACAACAGGGAGCGTCCGATAGATGATATCGACCACCTTGGTAATCGTCGTGTCCGTTCTGTCGGCGAATTGCTTCAGAATGCACTTAAGAGTTCCTTTGCTCGTATGGAAAGGATTGCAAAGGAAAGGATGAACCTTGAGTCTGAAAGCGTCAGGCCCCAGGATCTTATTTCCATCAAGCCGATAGTTGCAGCAATCAAGGAATTCTTCGGTTCAAGCCAGTTGTCCCAGTTCATGGACCAGGTCAATCCCTTGTCTGAACTTACCCACAAGAGAAGGCTCAATGCTTTGGGACCCGGTGGTCTGTCCAGGGACCGTGCAGGTTTTGAAGTACGTGATGTCCATTATACCCATTATGGACGGATGTGCCCCATTGAAACGCCTGAAGGCCCGAACATCGGTCTTATCCTATCCCTTGCCACTTATACGAGGATCAACCGGTATGGTTTTCTGGAAACACCTTACCGAAAGGTCGTCGATGGTGTTGCAACCAAGAAATATCGTTACTTGGATGCAAATGACGAAGAGAAATACTATATTGCTCAGGCTTCTGCGAAAGTTGACAGGGATGGCAATTTCCAAGAGAAGGAAATTCCTGTCAGACATAACGGTGATTATTCTACAAGGACTGCCAAGGAAATCAAGTACATGGATGTCAGCCCTAAGCAGGTAATATCCGTTGCAGCCTCCCTTATTCCGTTCCTTGAACATGATGATGCAAACAGAGCTCTGATGGGTTCCAACATGCAGCGTCAGGCTGTACCTCTGGTATTTCCTGAGACACCGCGCGTAGGTACCGGCATGGAAGGAAAGACTGCCTATGATTCCGGTGTCCTCATCAAGGCAAGACGGGCGGGAACTGTTGAATATGTTTCTTCTGATCATATCATCGTCAAGCCTGACAATGCTCCTATTGAAGGTCTTGTTGATACTTACCATGTACAGAAGTTCCAACGGACCAACCAGGATACGTGCTTCAACCAGAAGCCGTTGGTAGGCAAGGGTGACCATGTTGAAGCTGGTGAAGTCCTTGCTGATGGTCCTGCTACCCAGCATGGTGAACTTGCCTTGGGCAGGAATATCCTGGTAGGGTTCGTTCCATGGAACGGATACAACTATGAGGATGCAGTCCTTATCAGTGAAAAAGTGGTGAGGGATGATATTTTCACTTCCATCCATATCAAGGAATATTCGACTGATGTAAGGGAAACCAAACTCGGCCCTGAGAAGTTGACTTGTGATATTCCGAATACCAGCGAAAAAATGCTGGAACAGCTGGACAGTGAAGGAATCATCAAGATCGGTACGCATGTGCATCCTGGTTCTATCCTTGTCGGTAAGGTTACTCCGAAGAGTGAAAGTGATACGACTCCTGAATTCAAGTTGCTTAACTCAATCTTCGGTGAAAAGGCCAAGGATGTCAGGGATTCTTCCCTCAAGGTCCCCCATGGGACAACGGGTATCGTCATTGATGTCCAGCGGTTGAAGCGGTCAAACAACGATGAGCTTCCTCCTGGTGTAGATGAAAGTGTCAAGGTGCTTATTGCAACCAAGAGAAAGCTACGGCAAGGTGATAAGATGGCTGGACGCCATGGAAACAAGGGTGTTGTTTCCAGGATTCTTCCGGAAGAGGATATGCCATATATGGAAGACGGTACACCGTTGGATGTCTGTCTCAATCCTCTTGGTGTTCCTTCACGAATGAACATCGGACAGCTTATGGAAACCCAGCTTGGTTGGGCTGCCGTTGCTCTTGACAAATGGTATTCGTCACCTGTATTCCAGAGTGCTTCGATGGATCAGATTGAGGCTGAGATGGTCAAGGCTGGCTTGCCTAAGAACAGCAAGACGATGCTTAGGGATGGAAGGTCAGGCGAACAATTTGTCAATCCTGTATTCTGCGGATATATCTACTATCTCAAGTTGCATCACCTTGTAGATGATAAGATGCATGCCCGTTCAACCGGACCATATTCCCTTGTTACCCAGCAACCACTGGGAGGTAAGGCGCAGTTCGGCGGACAACGTTTCGGTGAAATGGAAGTATGGGCTCTGGAAGCTTATGGTGCTGCAAATACCTTACAGGAACTTCTTACCATCAAGAGTGATGATATGAATGGTCGTGTCAAGATCTATGAAAGCATTGTCAAGGGTGAACCTGCTACCGCAGCCGGTATGCCTGAGGCTTTCAATGTATTGGTCCAGGAAATCAGGGGATTGGCTTTGGATATGTCAGTCTATGATACAAACGGCAAACAGGTTCCTCTTACCGAAAGGGACGAAGAGCTTATCGCAAAGAAAGAGAAAACACCTCTTAACTAA
- the rplD gene encoding 50S ribosomal protein L4, with translation METKVFSTDGSEVKTIELNPSVFDREVSDGCIYYAVNNELANRRVGTASTKTRAEVNYSNTKPFKQKGTGNARSGDKKSPVHVGGGTIFGPRPRDYSYSIPKKMKRLAMKSLLSMAVKEDRLVVVENFTSENGKTKDLIAILKNFKCDEKRTVLIMKDDDAMLRRAGRNIPYLHILAFNRLCAKELLYARKILVLEGAALNLNDFYGNK, from the coding sequence ATGGAAACCAAAGTCTTTTCTACGGACGGTAGTGAAGTCAAGACCATCGAGCTGAACCCTTCAGTGTTCGACCGTGAAGTCTCTGATGGCTGCATCTACTATGCCGTTAACAATGAGCTTGCAAATCGCCGTGTAGGTACAGCAAGTACAAAGACCCGTGCTGAGGTCAATTACAGCAATACTAAGCCTTTCAAGCAGAAGGGAACTGGTAATGCACGTTCTGGTGACAAGAAGTCTCCTGTACATGTCGGTGGAGGTACAATCTTCGGGCCTAGGCCTAGGGATTACAGTTACTCCATCCCTAAGAAGATGAAACGTCTTGCAATGAAGAGTCTCCTCTCTATGGCAGTTAAAGAAGACCGCCTTGTAGTTGTTGAGAACTTTACCAGTGAGAACGGCAAGACCAAAGATCTGATTGCTATTTTGAAGAACTTCAAGTGTGACGAAAAGAGGACTGTCCTTATCATGAAGGACGATGACGCAATGTTGCGCAGAGCAGGAAGAAACATTCCTTATCTGCATATCCTTGCCTTCAACAGACTCTGTGCCAAGGAACTGCTTTACGCCCGCAAGATCTTGGTCCTGGAAGGTGCCGCACTGAACTTGAATGACTTCTACGGTAACAAGTAA
- the rpmG gene encoding 50S ribosomal protein L33: MAGKKKGPVEKIALQCTECKRKNYTTEKNRRNTPGKLELNKYCPFDHKHTLHRETKIK; the protein is encoded by the coding sequence ATGGCAGGAAAAAAGAAAGGTCCCGTTGAAAAGATAGCATTGCAGTGCACGGAGTGCAAGAGGAAAAACTATACTACGGAAAAGAATCGCCGTAATACTCCGGGCAAACTTGAACTTAACAAATATTGCCCTTTTGACCACAAGCATACGCTGCATCGGGAAACTAAGATCAAGTAA
- the rpsG gene encoding 30S ribosomal protein S7 — MSRRKTAAKRPILPDAIYGSTVVEKFICRMMVDGKKSVSTRILYDAMKVLGEKTGEKPLDVFLKAIDNVKPVVEVKSRRVGGSTYQVPVEINATRGEALAMRWLISAARNRNGHSMGEKLSSELLDAYANTGSAFKKKEDTHRMAEANKAFSHFRW; from the coding sequence ATGTCTAGGAGAAAAACCGCAGCAAAGCGTCCTATTTTGCCCGATGCCATCTATGGAAGTACCGTGGTGGAAAAGTTCATCTGCCGTATGATGGTAGATGGGAAGAAATCCGTCAGTACACGGATTCTGTATGATGCCATGAAAGTCTTGGGAGAAAAAACCGGCGAGAAACCGTTGGATGTATTTCTTAAGGCGATTGACAATGTGAAACCTGTCGTTGAAGTAAAGAGCCGCCGTGTCGGTGGTTCGACCTACCAAGTACCGGTCGAAATCAATGCTACCCGTGGCGAGGCACTTGCCATGAGATGGTTGATTTCTGCTGCTCGTAACCGCAATGGTCATTCAATGGGAGAAAAGCTTTCAAGTGAACTTCTTGATGCTTATGCGAATACCGGATCTGCTTTCAAAAAGAAGGAAGATACGCACCGCATGGCAGAAGCAAACAAGGCTTTTTCACATTTCCGTTGGTAG
- the rpsJ gene encoding 30S ribosomal protein S10: MAKERIRVRLRGFDVELVEQSSKAIVQTVVKAGATVSGPVPLPTRINKFTVLKSPHVNKKAREQFEMRTHKRLIDILDPTSKVMDALMKLELPAGVDVEIKQ, encoded by the coding sequence ATGGCTAAAGAAAGAATTCGGGTCAGATTGAGAGGATTTGATGTTGAGCTTGTAGAGCAAAGTTCAAAGGCAATCGTCCAGACAGTTGTTAAGGCCGGTGCAACCGTATCAGGTCCGGTACCTCTCCCGACTCGTATTAACAAATTTACTGTCCTGAAGTCGCCCCATGTCAATAAGAAAGCACGTGAACAGTTTGAAATGAGAACCCATAAGCGCTTGATTGACATTTTGGATCCCACGTCTAAGGTTATGGATGCCCTCATGAAGCTTGAGCTTCCCGCCGGAGTTGACGTAGAGATTAAACAGTAA
- the rplA gene encoding 50S ribosomal protein L1 — translation MKHGKKYTDAIKKVEADKFYTFDEASQLIKELSYAKFDESVDLSVALSLKKSQTVRDTVVLPNQFGAQKRILVFCKGDKVDEAKAAGAMYVGDTDLIDKIRGGWMDFDIAVATPDMMKDVGRLGPILGRRGLMPNPKTHTVTFDLKGALAELQQGRTEFRSDKTGVVHIAVGKVSMEPTKVSENATVALKEIIRRKPSDAKGDFIISISMSSTMGPGIHVATAGLL, via the coding sequence ATGAAGCATGGAAAAAAGTATACAGATGCTATCAAGAAGGTTGAAGCAGACAAGTTCTATACCTTTGACGAAGCTTCCCAGCTTATCAAGGAACTGTCTTATGCAAAGTTCGATGAATCAGTAGACTTGTCCGTGGCACTTTCTCTCAAGAAAAGCCAGACTGTCCGTGATACCGTTGTCCTGCCGAACCAGTTCGGAGCCCAGAAACGTATCCTTGTTTTCTGTAAAGGTGACAAGGTCGATGAGGCAAAGGCTGCAGGAGCAATGTATGTCGGTGATACGGATTTGATTGACAAGATCCGTGGCGGCTGGATGGATTTTGACATTGCTGTTGCCACTCCTGATATGATGAAGGATGTAGGGCGTCTGGGACCGATATTGGGCAGACGTGGCTTGATGCCGAACCCGAAGACCCACACGGTTACCTTTGATTTGAAGGGTGCTCTTGCTGAACTTCAGCAGGGACGTACTGAATTCCGTTCTGACAAGACCGGTGTCGTGCATATTGCCGTCGGCAAGGTAAGCATGGAACCAACAAAGGTCAGCGAGAATGCAACTGTTGCACTCAAGGAAATCATCCGTAGGAAGCCTTCGGATGCAAAGGGTGACTTTATCATTTCGATTTCGATGTCTTCCACCATGGGTCCTGGTATCCATGTTGCGACTGCAGGTCTGCTGTAA
- the rplK gene encoding 50S ribosomal protein L11, giving the protein MAKKKVTAVIKLQCPAQKATPAPPVGPALGPHGVSAPQFVQQFNDKTKSYEPGLILPVIITVYSDRSFTFILKTPPAAVLVKKALGLQKASGTPNKAKVGTITDAQLTEIATTKMPDLNANDIEAAKKIIAGTCRSMGVEVGK; this is encoded by the coding sequence ATGGCAAAGAAAAAGGTAACTGCAGTAATAAAATTGCAGTGTCCTGCCCAAAAAGCTACACCGGCGCCTCCGGTCGGACCTGCATTAGGTCCTCATGGTGTCAGTGCACCACAGTTTGTCCAGCAGTTCAATGACAAGACAAAATCTTATGAACCGGGACTTATTCTTCCTGTCATCATTACCGTCTATTCTGACAGAAGCTTCACATTTATTCTGAAGACTCCGCCTGCTGCGGTACTTGTAAAGAAGGCTCTTGGCCTGCAGAAAGCCAGCGGGACTCCGAACAAGGCAAAGGTCGGAACGATTACAGATGCTCAATTGACTGAAATCGCAACTACCAAGATGCCCGACTTGAATGCCAACGATATCGAAGCAGCAAAAAAGATTATCGCAGGAACATGCAGAAGCATGGGTGTAGAGGTAGGTAAGTAA
- the nusG gene encoding transcription termination/antitermination protein NusG, which yields MAKGWYVVNTYTGYEQKIERTINKIRESNPRFAEVCTAVKVPFETVVEIKENKEKEVKKKILPGYILVELDLPDSTWKVWCGEIKRIQGVTGFLSTSEHAKPKPLTDAEVKNIFQRTGDVPADKVFKPRQVFSVGETVRITEGPFDTFTGVVDKVSLEKGKLSVCVGIFGRSTPVEVDFNQVEKVVQ from the coding sequence ATGGCAAAAGGCTGGTATGTCGTAAATACTTACACTGGATATGAACAGAAGATTGAAAGGACCATCAATAAGATCCGGGAATCAAATCCCCGTTTTGCTGAGGTCTGTACCGCTGTGAAGGTACCTTTCGAGACTGTCGTCGAAATCAAGGAAAACAAGGAAAAAGAAGTCAAGAAGAAAATCCTTCCTGGCTATATTCTTGTCGAATTGGATCTTCCTGACAGTACTTGGAAAGTCTGGTGCGGTGAAATCAAGCGTATCCAGGGCGTAACAGGTTTCCTGTCTACTTCTGAACATGCCAAACCAAAACCGTTGACCGATGCTGAAGTGAAGAACATTTTCCAGCGGACGGGAGATGTCCCTGCCGATAAGGTGTTCAAGCCTAGACAGGTGTTCAGCGTAGGGGAAACGGTCCGGATCACTGAAGGTCCCTTTGACACTTTCACAGGAGTTGTCGACAAGGTCAGCTTGGAAAAAGGAAAGCTGTCAGTCTGTGTCGGTATCTTTGGCCGTTCTACACCTGTTGAAGTCGATTTCAACCAGGTCGAGAAGGTGGTACAGTAA
- the rplJ gene encoding 50S ribosomal protein L10: MDYKTRITPAKEEAVKALRDEFTQYSGYIFTDFRGMTVKQITDLRNELRKCDAAYRVVKNRFARIAMKDLGIEGVDKELTGATAIALAKKDTANEVAKALYAAIDDGDPLVVKSALIDGKPYDATAIEAYSKLPSRLELLASLMGTMKAPVQKLAATLLAYKEKLEAGADAPAATEN, from the coding sequence ATGGACTATAAGACTCGTATTACGCCAGCTAAAGAAGAGGCTGTCAAAGCTCTTCGTGATGAATTTACGCAGTACAGCGGCTATATCTTTACCGATTTCCGCGGCATGACCGTCAAGCAGATCACTGATCTTCGCAATGAATTGAGAAAGTGTGATGCAGCCTACCGTGTTGTGAAGAACCGGTTTGCACGGATTGCAATGAAAGACCTCGGTATCGAAGGTGTCGACAAGGAACTTACAGGTGCTACGGCAATTGCCCTTGCAAAGAAGGATACGGCAAATGAAGTCGCCAAGGCTCTGTATGCTGCAATTGACGATGGTGACCCGCTGGTAGTCAAGAGTGCCTTGATTGACGGCAAACCCTATGATGCTACTGCTATCGAAGCCTATAGCAAGTTGCCAAGCAGGCTTGAACTGCTTGCTTCTTTGATGGGAACCATGAAGGCGCCTGTCCAGAAGTTGGCTGCAACTCTGTTGGCATACAAAGAGAAACTGGAAGCTGGAGCTGATGCTCCTGCTGCAACTGAAAACTGA
- the secE gene encoding preprotein translocase subunit SecE has translation MSKIGSFFKESRQELAKVIWPTKEEVLTSTKVVVISVIIFALGLGLVDFVLLKLLYLLF, from the coding sequence ATGAGCAAGATAGGTAGTTTTTTCAAGGAATCGCGTCAGGAACTTGCAAAAGTGATTTGGCCGACGAAGGAAGAAGTCTTGACTTCGACCAAGGTGGTAGTCATTTCCGTGATTATCTTTGCCCTAGGTCTTGGCTTGGTTGACTTTGTCTTGCTGAAATTGCTGTATCTGCTGTTCTAG